One genomic window of Bacteroidales bacterium includes the following:
- the mscL gene encoding large-conductance mechanosensitive channel protein MscL: MKLVDEFKAFALKGNVVDMAVGIIIGAAFGKIVSSLVSDVIMPPLGLLIGGVNFTDLRITLKAAEGANPAVTMNYGNFLQVTFDFLIVAVAIFMVIKAMNRLNRKQDTAPSPAPPAPSKEEVLLAEIRDLLKRNVS; this comes from the coding sequence ATGAAACTTGTTGATGAATTTAAAGCCTTTGCCCTGAAAGGGAATGTTGTTGACATGGCCGTAGGTATCATTATCGGAGCGGCTTTTGGTAAAATTGTCAGTTCGCTGGTAAGCGATGTGATCATGCCTCCTCTGGGTTTGCTGATCGGCGGGGTTAACTTTACCGATCTGAGAATCACCCTGAAAGCGGCTGAAGGGGCTAACCCGGCCGTTACCATGAATTACGGTAATTTTCTTCAGGTTACCTTTGATTTTCTGATCGTAGCTGTAGCCATTTTTATGGTTATAAAGGCCATGAACCGGCTTAACAGGAAGCAGGATACAGCACCATCTCCTGCTCCTCCTGCTCCCTCAAAAGAAGAAGTTCTCCTGGCTGAAATCCGCGATTTATTGAAGAGGAATGTAAGCTAA
- a CDS encoding carbohydrate binding family 9 domain-containing protein has protein sequence MVYVLPMMHAFIQRIALFACCFWPALVLCAQDHPVNRGQYIVHVSPLQEEMHIDGILDEPAWEKAEPASRFHRVLPTDTGYAAAQTEVRLLADENFLYIGVICFDPLPGPRPVESLRRDFAFGNNDNFIAFIDPYNDQTNGFAFGVSAAGAQWDGIQANGGFVSLEWDTKWKSAVKNYTDRWTAEMAIPFRSIRYIKGDTVWGINFSRLDLKTNEKSTWAPVPRQFQTANLAYTGTLVWPASLPAPGIRFSLIPYALVKASSDREAGKPTSYSVQAGADAKLMLSTSLNLDITINPDFSQVEVDQQRTNLDRFELFFPEKRQFFLENSDIFASLGEEKVRPFFSRRIGLENPIAGGMRLSGKLSENWRLGLMDIQTVARDEFAGANFGVAVLQRKLFSRSNITAFVINREVTDRPTDSSFTGNSFNRVGGLEYNLASADHRWTGKAYYHHSLYSGANSESGAASASLTFENQFVKATLAQTWVGRDYLAEVGYVQRTGYYLLNPSLQYKFFPPGGRVANHGFILAPVVYFTPSFSVSDRNLQAKYFVEMMNKQLFYLQVNDMYIRLQAPFDPTHTGGDSLATGSSYHWNEVSAGYSSDLRKPLNAVLSVLYGGFYNGSRFSVEGQLNFRIQPYARLAMTGAFNSIVLPAPYNSANLLLLGPKVDITFTDKLFLTTFLQYNNQIDNLNLNIRFQYRFAPVSDFYLVYTDNTWPENFRNKSRGVVAKLSYWFN, from the coding sequence ATGGTATATGTTCTTCCAATGATGCATGCGTTTATTCAGCGGATTGCTTTATTTGCCTGCTGTTTCTGGCCGGCCCTGGTTTTATGTGCTCAGGATCATCCTGTGAATCGCGGACAGTATATTGTTCATGTATCCCCGTTGCAGGAAGAAATGCATATCGATGGAATTCTTGATGAGCCGGCATGGGAGAAGGCAGAACCTGCCTCCCGCTTCCATCGGGTTTTACCGACGGATACCGGTTATGCGGCCGCCCAGACAGAAGTCAGGCTACTGGCCGATGAGAATTTTCTGTACATAGGCGTCATCTGCTTCGATCCTCTGCCGGGCCCGAGGCCGGTTGAATCCCTGCGTCGTGATTTTGCTTTCGGCAACAACGACAATTTTATTGCTTTCATCGATCCATACAATGATCAGACCAACGGGTTTGCCTTTGGGGTTTCGGCCGCAGGTGCCCAATGGGATGGTATTCAGGCAAACGGCGGGTTTGTATCGCTTGAATGGGACACCAAGTGGAAATCGGCTGTTAAAAACTATACCGACCGCTGGACAGCTGAGATGGCCATTCCATTCCGAAGCATCCGTTACATCAAGGGGGATACCGTATGGGGCATTAATTTCAGCCGGCTCGATCTGAAAACCAACGAAAAGTCAACATGGGCTCCTGTGCCCAGGCAGTTTCAGACAGCCAACCTTGCCTATACGGGTACCCTGGTATGGCCTGCAAGCCTTCCTGCCCCGGGAATCAGGTTCTCGCTGATTCCGTACGCACTGGTTAAAGCTTCATCTGACAGGGAAGCCGGAAAACCAACGTCTTACAGTGTGCAGGCCGGGGCTGATGCCAAGCTGATGCTCTCAACTTCGCTGAACCTTGATATTACGATAAATCCCGACTTCTCGCAGGTGGAAGTGGATCAACAGCGAACCAACCTCGACCGGTTTGAACTGTTTTTCCCCGAAAAGCGGCAGTTCTTTCTCGAAAACAGCGACATTTTCGCCAGCCTGGGCGAAGAAAAGGTTCGTCCTTTCTTTTCCCGTCGCATTGGCCTTGAAAATCCGATTGCCGGAGGAATGCGCCTCAGCGGAAAGCTTTCGGAAAACTGGAGGCTTGGCCTTATGGATATTCAGACTGTGGCCAGGGATGAGTTTGCCGGAGCCAATTTCGGCGTGGCGGTGCTGCAGCGCAAACTGTTCAGCCGGTCCAATATTACCGCGTTTGTTATCAACCGGGAAGTAACTGACAGGCCAACTGATTCGTCGTTTACAGGCAATTCATTTAACCGGGTTGGCGGCCTGGAATACAATCTTGCCAGTGCCGACCACCGATGGACTGGTAAGGCGTACTATCATCACTCCCTCTATTCCGGAGCCAACTCTGAAAGCGGAGCTGCTTCGGCAAGCCTTACCTTCGAAAACCAGTTTGTCAAAGCTACTCTGGCCCAAACCTGGGTTGGCAGGGATTATCTTGCCGAAGTCGGCTATGTACAGCGCACAGGATACTATCTGCTCAACCCTTCCCTGCAGTATAAGTTCTTTCCTCCGGGTGGACGTGTGGCTAACCATGGTTTCATCCTTGCACCGGTTGTATACTTTACTCCTTCCTTTTCCGTTTCTGACAGAAACCTGCAGGCAAAGTACTTTGTGGAAATGATGAACAAACAGTTGTTTTATCTGCAGGTGAATGATATGTATATCCGTCTTCAGGCACCGTTTGATCCTACCCACACCGGCGGCGACAGCCTGGCAACGGGCTCTTCCTATCACTGGAATGAGGTGTCAGCCGGATATTCCTCCGATTTGCGCAAACCCCTCAATGCGGTTTTATCGGTTCTTTACGGAGGGTTCTACAACGGTTCCCGGTTCTCGGTCGAAGGACAGCTGAATTTCCGCATTCAGCCCTATGCCAGGCTGGCTATGACCGGCGCATTCAACAGTATCGTCCTCCCGGCGCCCTATAACAGCGCCAATCTCCTTCTCCTTGGTCCGAAAGTGGATATTACGTTTACCGACAAGCTTTTTCTTACAACCTTTTTACAGTATAATAATCAGATTGATAACCTGAACCTGAATATTCGTTTCCAGTACCGTTTTGCTCCGGTGAGCGATTTTTATCTTGTATATACCGACAACACCTGGCCTGAAAACTTCAGAAACAAAAGCAGGGGCGTGGTGGCAAAACTGTCGTACTGGTTTAACTGA
- a CDS encoding GNAT family N-acetyltransferase, with protein sequence MTASNFERLIRLADATFAVRNDPSQLNVNEEIMARLRKIHPRTISEYSDENGPVAWVLLIPTTLRLMHRFLKEEISEKELFNLTPENAEYDALYLCSALVLEEYRRKGIVRNLVMEAISEIRKDHPLKALFVWPFTREGELTAEAIARSASLPLYKRSVKKNH encoded by the coding sequence ATGACTGCATCAAATTTTGAAAGATTGATCAGGCTTGCTGATGCAACATTTGCCGTGCGGAACGATCCCAGCCAGCTGAATGTGAACGAAGAAATCATGGCGCGTCTGCGGAAAATTCATCCCCGCACCATTTCGGAATACAGCGACGAAAACGGTCCGGTGGCATGGGTTCTTCTGATTCCAACCACACTCCGGCTGATGCACAGGTTTCTGAAAGAAGAAATATCGGAAAAGGAGCTGTTCAACCTGACTCCGGAAAACGCTGAATATGACGCACTCTACCTTTGTTCCGCTCTGGTACTGGAAGAATACAGAAGGAAAGGGATTGTAAGGAACCTCGTGATGGAGGCAATTTCGGAAATCAGAAAAGATCATCCCCTGAAGGCGCTTTTTGTATGGCCTTTCACGAGAGAAGGGGAACTGACAGCCGAAGCTATCGCCCGGTCTGCATCCTTACCTCTTTACAAACGAAGCGTAAAAAAGAATCATTAG